The window AACCTGTGTTCGAGGCGGACGACATCCGGGACTGGCAGGGCAGCACCGTGGTGGACCGCGATGGGAGCAAGATCGGGACGTTGGAGGGTCTCTACTACGACACGGCGACCCAGCAGCCGACCTTCGCCTCCATCCAGATAGGCATCGTCGGCCGGCACCGGCTGACCTTCGTACCGCTGGCCGGAGCGCGCGTCTCGCCGAGCCACCTCCGGGTGATGGTGGAGAAGAAGACGGTGAAGGACGCGCTCACGATCGACACCGACGGAGCGCTGACCGCGGCCCAGGAGCCGGAGCTGTTCGAGCACTACGGCATCGCGTACCAGCCCGGTTCGAGCGGAGAACGACGCCTCGGCCGACGCTGAGCCTATGGTGCCGGCGCCGCGCCGCGCCGCGCTGGGCGCCGGCCCCGGCGGCAGCACCGATGCGGCATGGCGCTGCGAACGGTCCCGCCCGAGCCGTCAGGCGGTGCCGTGGCCCACCTGGGCCGGTGCGCGATGGCTGATTTCAGCCCTGGACGATGAGCGTGCCGATGCTTTTCATCTGCGGGTGGAAGGTGCAGCTGAACTTGTAGGTGCCGGGCGCGGTCGGCGCGGTGAAGGTGACGCTCTTGTCGTGCTGGATGGCGGGGGTCTCGAACAGGCCCGCGTCGTCGGAGATCACGTTGTGGTCCACGGGGTCCTTGTTGGTGACGGTGATCGTGGCGCCGGGCGTGACCGTGACCGGGGAGGTGAACACGAAATTCTGGACCGTGATCCGGCCGGCCCCGGCCGATGCGCCGGCAGAGCCGGAATCTTCCCCGTGCGAGCAGGCCGCGACGGCGGCCGAGATCGCCACCGCCGCGACGGCCATCCTGAGAAACCGGTTCATACCCACGGCGCCATCATTCCCGTGGATCCGGTTCTGACCCAAAGCCGATCGAAGATTGTGAATCCCTCGGACCGGTCCGCGTCCGGCCACATCACCATGAAGACCCTCGTCAACCGGGCGGCCGTCGCCGCCGGCGTCATCACGGGTGCCAGCCGTTCGCGTCACCCGGGCCGATATCCCAGGATCGGCAGAACGTGCTACCGGCTTCGGTCGACCGGGCCGGTAGCACATCCAGATGACTAGCGTCGGGCGAAATCGACGACCAGCCGGTCGGGGCCGCTGAGCTCGTACACGCGGAACGGCACGGTACGCAGTAGCCCGAGGGCGTAGAAGACGTAACCGTGGTAGTCGCCGACTATCCGGTACTCACGCAGGACCGGCAGGCCGCCGCCGTTCGGGTCCGGCACCGTCGCCCGACCGGCCTGGTCGTGTGCGGTCGCCGCGCTGAAGGTCACGGGGAGGTCCGCATCGCCGAGCGGTGACCGGACGCGGCCGCCCGCGTCGATGTGCGCCTCGCCGTACCCGATGTCGTAGCCGGGCAGCCCACCCCGGAACTCCCAGACGATCCGGTCGAAGCCGGCACGCGCACTGCTGCGGACCGACACCAGGGTGGCGCCGATGATGTCCACCGGTGAACTCACCGGGTCGGTCGACCAGTCCCGGACCAGCGTGCCGCCGACGGGTGCCGCCGGCTCCGGCTCGGGATGGGTGACCGTGAACGCGAGCGCCTCCGCGGTCCCGCCCGGCCCGCGGACCACGACAGTGACGTGCGCCAGCAGCGGCTGGTCCTGGTACGCCCACCGCACCGACCAACCACCGCGGCCGTCGCGATCCACCCCGATCGAGCGGCGCAGGCCGGCCGTGTTCGTGCCGGTGGGCACCTGGAAGAACTCCGCCTGCCGGGCGCCGGTGACCTCGACGTGCAGGACCAGCGAGCCGGCGCCGGCCGGCAGGTGACACACCGAGTCACAGATCAGCGCCGGGGT of the Mycobacteriales bacterium genome contains:
- a CDS encoding PRC-barrel domain-containing protein; protein product: MFEADDIRDWQGSTVVDRDGSKIGTLEGLYYDTATQQPTFASIQIGIVGRHRLTFVPLAGARVSPSHLRVMVEKKTVKDALTIDTDGALTAAQEPELFEHYGIAYQPGSSGERRLGRR
- a CDS encoding cupredoxin domain-containing protein — protein: MAVAAVAISAAVAACSHGEDSGSAGASAGAGRITVQNFVFTSPVTVTPGATITVTNKDPVDHNVISDDAGLFETPAIQHDKSVTFTAPTAPGTYKFSCTFHPQMKSIGTLIVQG